Proteins encoded within one genomic window of Triticum aestivum cultivar Chinese Spring chromosome 2D, IWGSC CS RefSeq v2.1, whole genome shotgun sequence:
- the LOC123053426 gene encoding uncharacterized protein: MMRHRARSSPSSPLTPSTSTRAKKIFGFSVSLILINLASIMERADENLLPAVYKEVSVAFNVGPADLGYLNFLMNFLKSIASPLAGILALHYDRPAVLAIGTVFWALSTGAVGVSQHFGQLAFWRAVNGLGLAIVIPALQSFIADSYKDGTRGAGFGLLSLIGAVGGIGGSVVATLMAGKDYWGLPGWRLAFIIVALLSLIIGILVYLYSTDPRRIPGTHLLDDDDYERLHLSSKDVLPPPSIWMDSWVATRSVMKVKTFQIIVLQGIIGSLPWTAIVFFTMWFELIGFDNRSSAALNSLFAIGCASGAFLGGVLADRLSRRYPDSARIMCAQFSAFMGIPFSWILLTAIPQSTDYWLAYAVTLFFMGITISWCATSANNPMFAEVVPPKHRTMIYAFDRAFEGSFASLAAPAVGLVTEKIYGYDAKTVNIANGSAEGAYALSRGLLTMMIVPFGVCVLFYSPLYLVFKRDRDNAKVASFKNQELT; this comes from the exons AGAATCTTCTCCCAGCAGTTTACAAGGAAGTCAGTGTAGCCTTCAACGTTGGTCCCGCCGATCTGGGATACCTTAATTTCCTAATGAACTTTCTTAAGTCGATAGCATCCCCCTTGGCAGGCATCCTTGCTCTTCACTATGATCGGCCAGCGGTGCTTGCAATAGGAACTGTCTTCTGGGCCTTATCAACAGGGGCTGTTGGTGTCAGCCAGCATTTTGGGCAGCTTGCATTCTGGAGAGCTGTGAACGGCCTTGGACTTGCCATTGTAATACCGGCGCTTCAGTCGTTCATAGCAGATAGCTACAAAGACGGTACGCGCGGCGCTGGGTTTGGTCTGTTAAGCCTCATCGGTGCGGTGGGGGGCATAGGTGGCAGTGTTGTGGCCACACTCATGGCTGGGAAGGACTACTGGGGGTTGCCTGGGTGGCGTCTTGCGTTTATTATAGTTGCACTTCTTAGCTTGATAATTGGCATTCTTGTGTACCTGTATTCCACTGATCCGAGAAGAATCCCTGGCACTCATCTTCTAGATGACGACGACTACGAGAG GTTACATCTGTCCAGCAAAGACGTTCTTCCTCCGCCCTCAATCTGGATGGATTCTTGGGTAGCAACGAGAAGTGTCATGAAAGTGAAGACATTTCAGATCATTGTGCTGCAGGGGATAATCGGCTCGTTGCCCTGGACGGCCATAGTTTTCTTCACCATGTGGTTCGAACTCATCG GTTTTGACAACAGGAGCTCCGCAGCATTGAACAGCCTATTCGCCATCGGGTGCGCCAGTGGAGCTTTCCTCGGCGGCGTGCTAGCGGACCGGCTGTCGCGGCGCTACCCCGATTCCGCGCGCATCATGTGCGCCCAGTTCAGCGCCTTCATGGGCATCCCGTTCTCGTGGATCCTCCTCACGGCCATCCCTCAGTCCACCGACTACTGGCTCGCCTACGCCGTCACGCTCTTCTTCATGGGCATCACCATCAGCTGGTGCGCCACCTCGGCGAACAACCCCATGTTCGCCGAGGTGGTCCCTCCCAAGCACCGCACCATGATCTACGCCTTCGACCGCGCCTTCGAGGGCTCGTTCGCTTCACTGGCCGCTCCTGCTGTTGGCTTGGTCACCGAGAAGATATACGGCTACGACGCCAAGACTGTGAACATCGCCAACGGATCGGCGGAAGGAGCGTATGCGTTGTCAAGGGGACTGCTCACCATGATGATCGTTCCTTTTGGAGTCTGTGTCCTGTTCTACAGCCCTTTGTACCTTGTGTTCAAGCGCGACAGAGACAATGCCAAGGTCGCCAGCTTCAAGAACCAGGAGCTAACCTGA